A region from the Myripristis murdjan chromosome 23, fMyrMur1.1, whole genome shotgun sequence genome encodes:
- the sco2 gene encoding protein SCO2 homolog, mitochondrial, with translation MLGLGCLAGDLRSGGRLLRCVLMTPGTQQSFPSSVMQKMHLSSEPLTRGRLHTVKRMSGLCGSLWHGRHHQLPLVTLRSFLSQGPNPSTAAARVKLRTRLLVTLLFGGGLVGTWWYVYMEKQYKLQRQRVEQLKKVALGQGNFSLVDHRGQRRTKADFLGSWVLLYFGFTHCPDICPDELDKMSAVVAALDKEPSLPPVQPIFITVDPERDDVAALAKYVKDFHPRLIGLTGTAEEVKHAGRDYRVYASPGPKDDDGDYIVDHTILIYLITPDGLFLDYYNRMKNAEQITESIKNHMNVHVKL, from the coding sequence ATGTTGGGACTCGGCTGTTTGGCAGGTGATTTGCGCAGTGGAGGAAGACTTCTGAGATGCGTGTTGATGACGCCGGGCACCCAGCAGAGTTTCCCCAGTTCTGTCATGCAGAAGATGCATTTGTCATCAGAACCACTAACCAGAGGACGTCTTCACACCGTCAAGAGGATGTCAGGACTTTGTGGCTCTTTGTGGCATGGAAGGCATCATCAGCTTCCTCTTGTGACCCTGAGATCCTTTCTCTCTCAGGGCCCCAACCCTTCCACAGCAGCTGCCAGAGTGAAGTTAAGGACTAGGCTGCTGGTGACCCTGCTGTTTGGCGGGGGCCTGGTGGGCACGTGGTGGTACGTTTACATGGAGAAGCAGTACAAGCTGCAGAGGCAGCGTGTGGAGCAGCTGAAGAAAGTAGCTCTGGGTCAGGGGAACTTCAGCCTTGTGGATCACAGGGGGCAGCGCAGGACCAAAGCAGACTTCCTGGGGAGCTGGGTGTTGCTGTACTTTGGCTTCACCCACTGCCCCGACATTTGCCCAGACGAGCTGGACAAGATGAGCGCCGTGGTGGCCGCTCTGGACAAGGAGCCCTCGCTACCGCCTGTCCAGCCCATCTTCATCACTGTGGACCCGGAGCGGGACGACGTGGCCGCGCTGGCCAAGTACGTCAAGGACTTCCACCCCCGTCTGATCGGGCTGACGGGCACGGCCGAGGAGGTGAAGCACGCGGGACGGGACTACAGAGTGTACGCCAGCCCGGGCCCTAAGGACGACGATGGGGACTATATAGTGGACCACACGATCCTCATCTACTTGATCACCCCGGACGGCCTGTTTCTGGACTATTACAACAGGATGAAGAATGCAGAGCAGATCACCGAGAGCATCAAGAACCACATGAATGTCCATGTGAAGCTATAA